The stretch of DNA GGTGGTACAGGAACTCGACGGTGGCGGCGCCGCGGTAGCCGACCTTGTTCGCCAGTCGTTCGGCGGAGTCCTTGACCTCGTCGGCCTCGGCCGGACTGAGGACCGGCGACGCCGACTCCTCGATGACCTTCTGGTTGCGGCGCTGCACCGAGCAGTCGCGGACGCCGAGCGCCCACGCGGTGCCCTGCCCGTCGGCGATCACCTGGACCTCGACGTGGCGGGCGCCGGTCACCAGGCGCTCCAGGAAGACGACACCGCTGCCGAAGGCGCGCTCGGCCTCCTCGCGGGTCCGCTGGTAGGCCTCTTCGAGTTCGCTGTCGTCGGTGACCTTGCGGATGCCGCGGCCGCCGCCGCCCGCGGTGGCCTTGAGCATGAGCGGGTAGCCGATGTGCGCCGCGGCGGCCTTCGCGTCGTCGAGATTGTCGACGGGGCCGTTGCTCCACGGTGCGACGGGGACCCCAACCTCCTCGGCGATCACCTTGGCGCCGATCTTGTCGCCGAGCTTGCGCATCGCCTCGGCCGACGGGCCGATGAACGTGACGCCGATCTTGTCGCACAGCTCGGCGAACGCCGGATCCTCGGCGACGAAGCCCCAGCCGACCCACGCCGCATCGGCGCCGGACTCGACCAGCGCGCGCTCGAGGACCTCCATGTCGATGTACGGGCGTGCCGACGCCGGACCGAGGTCGTACGCGATATCGGATTCGCGAACGTAGGTGGAGGTGCGGTCCACATCGGTGTGCAGGGCGACGACCTCGATCGACTCACCGGTCTCGGCGGCCAGGTCTCGAACGGCGTTGACCAGGCGCATGCCGGCCTCGCCTCGGTTCACGATCGCGATGCGCTTGAACACGCAGAGCTCCTTGCTGTGGGGATCAGTCGGGGTTTGTAACGTGCAAGTCGTCGAGGGCACACGCGAGACACGCAACACGCAACGTTGTCGATTGTCGCAAGTCCGATGTGCGATCGGCCACCCTTTCGGGTGTGACAAGAAACCCTTACCCGCTGGTAGCGGGCGGTATTCGGGTCGAAATAGGGGTTACGCGCGAGTAGCGGAGAAGCTACGGACGAGTAGGGTCCAGCGGGCCGGTGGTCAACCCGAGCGCTCCTCGTGCGAAACGGGCGACCGGTCCGACGGCGTCGTCGAGTGCGGCGGGGTGATCGGCGCGGGCCAGTCCGCACAGTCGCGCGGTGCCGTCGCCGGTCGGGCGGACACCGATGAGGGCGACGGTCTCGCCGGTCGTCGGGACGCATACCGCCCACACGAACCGGGACTCGTCGGCCCACCCGGCATCGGCCGCGCGGATGTACTCCGCGGCATCGGGGACCTCGAGCAGTTCCAGGGCCGGAACGTCGGAGAGCCGGTCGTCGTCTCGCAGCGCGCGGAGATACCACGCGCCCGCGAAGACTTCGACCGGCTCCATGACTGGTGCGCTCGCCAGGGAAGCGGTTACTTGAGCTCGAGGAGGACGGTGCCCTGCGTGACCGAGGCGCCCGCCTCGATGGCCAGGCCGGAGACGACGCCGTCCTTGTGAGCGGTGACGGGGTTCTCCATCTTCATGGCCTCCAGGACCACGACCAGATCACCCGCGGCCACGGTGTCGCCCTCGGCGACGGCCACCTTGACGACGGTGCCCTGCATCGGTGCCGCCACGGCGTCGCCGGAGGCGGCCTTGGCGCCGCCCTTGGTGCGGCTGCGCGCCTTCGGCTTCTTGCGGATCGCGCCGTTGACGCCGCCACCGCCGCCACCCAGGTTCAGATCGCCCGGCAGCGAGACCTCGACACGACGACCGCCGACCTCGACGACCACCTTCTGACGCGGCTCGGCGTCGTCCTCGATCGGCTCGGCGCCGGCGTACGGCTCGATCGGGTTGTCCCAATCGGTCTCGATCCACTTGGTGTAGACGTCGAACTTCTCGCCGTCGCCGATGAAGGCGGGGTTGGAGACGATGTGGCGGTGGAACGGAATGACCGTGGCCAGGCCTTCGACCTGGAACTCGTCGAGGGCGCGACGCGCGCGCTCGAGGGCCTGGAGACGGGTCTCTCCGGTGACGATGAGCTTGGCGAGCATCGAGTCGAACTGGCCGCCGATCACATCGCCTGCGACGACGCCGGAGTCGACGCGCACGCCGGGGCCGGTCGGCTCCTTGTAGACGCTGATCGGTCCGGGCGCCGGGAGGAATCCGCGGCCGGCGTCCTCGCCGTTGATGCGGAACTCGAAGGCGTGACCGCGGGGGGTCGGGTCCTCCTTGATGTGCAGCTCTTTGCCCTCGGCGATCCGGAACTGTTCGCGGACCAGATCGATGCCCGCGGTCTCCTCGGTGACCGGGTGCTCCACCTGAAGGCGGGTGTTGACCTCGAGGAACGAGATGGTGTCGCCCTGCACCAGGTATTCGACGGTGCCCGCACCGTAGTAGCCCGCCTCACGGCAGATGGCCTTGGCCGAGCTGTGGATGCGGGCGCGCTGGTCGTCGGTCAGGAACGGCGCGGGAGCCTCTTCGACGAGCTTCTGGAAGCGGCGCTGCAGCGAGCAGTCGCGGGTGCCCGCGACCACGACGTTGCCGTGCTGGTCGGCGATGACCTGGGCCTCGACGTGGCGAGCCTTGTCCAGGTACTGCTCGACGAAGCACTCGCCGCGCCCGAACGCCGCGACGGCTTCACGGGTGGCCGACTCGAACAGCTCGGGGATCTCCTCGACGGTGTGCGCGACCTTCATGCCGCGGCCGCCGCCGCCGAACGCCGCCTTGATGGCGACCGGGACGCCGTACTGCTCGGCGAACGCGACGACTTCGTCGGCGCCGGCCACCGGGTCTTTGGTGCCCGCGGCCATCGGGGCCTGCGCGCGCTCGGCGATGTGGCGAGCGGTGACCTTGTCGCCCAGGTCGCGGATGCTCTGCGGCGACGGACCGATCCAGGTCAGGCCCGCGTCGAGGACGGCCTGCGCGAAGTCGGAGTTCTCGGAGAGGAAGCCGTAGCCGGGGTGGATGGCGTCGGCGCCCGACTGGGCGGCGGCCTCCAGGATCTTGTCGAACACGAGGTACGACTCCGCCGAGGTCTGACCGCCGAGGGCGAAGGCCTCGTCGGCGAGCGTGACGAACACGGCGTCCGCGTCCGGCTCGGCGTAGACCGCGACGCTGGCGATGCCCGCGTCCTTCGCGGCGCGGATGACGCGGACCGCGATCTCGCCGCGGTTGGCGATCAGAACCTTCTTGATGGTCGTCTGTGTGATCGAAGGTGACACTGGCTCTCCTGTGGCGGGCCCGCACTTGCGGACCATCGGACGTCGGGGGCTTGCGCGTCGCTCGCGGGGCTGCCCGCGTGTGGCGCTCACCGTGGGCGCCCGAGTAGCGGGCACCACGATTTCCGGGATTCAGAGTAACGCACCGAGCGATTGCTCGGTGGAGGCCGTCGGTGTGAATCTGTAGACAGGTTCTACCGGGCGTCCGCTGTACCCGCCAGTAGGCTCGCGAAGTCGTCGAGGAAGGGCAGCACGGCGTCCGGCTGCTCGGCCGGGAATCGCGAATGCATCCGCAGGCCAGAGGTGGTGCGGTTGAGCCAGATGTACACCTCGCGCCCCGAGTACGAATGGCTGCGCAGTACGCGCGCCCAGCCGGCGTCCGCCTCGGCCGCCGTCGGCGTGCCGCGGGCGTCCATGAACGAGACGACCAGACCGGGCGCTCGCGACGGGCCGAGCAACTCGGCCACTCGGAGGAACGGAAGCGATGCCCCGTGACGTCCCGCACGGAGCGACGCGGAGGCCCGTGCGATCGCGGTGGCGACGGTCGTGTCGTCGTCGACGGGCACGGCGACCGGCGACAGTCCGACGAACCACCCGAGCGCGTGCAGCCAGGTCGGATCGGTGCGCGTGTGCCGCGGCATGACGCAGGCGAACTCGGCGTCGGGCACCGCCCGGTGATACGCCAGCGCCATCACGGCGATCAGTCCGGCCACCAGGTTCCCACCGGCCTGCGCGCACACCGCCTCGAAACGACGTGTCTGGCCCTCGTCGAGGACCTTGACGGTGCGCGAGGACTGCGCCGGATGTTCGATGTCGAACGGGTCGTCGGACTCGTCGACCGGATTCAGCGGCGCGAACTGCGGAACGCCGCCGTGCGAGGACAGGAAGTCCCGCCACGTCGCCACCGCCGGGTGCGCGGCGTCCGCGGCGTCGGCCCGGCCCCGCTCGGCGTCGCTGAACTCGATGTAACTGCCGGTCGGCTCCAAGGTGTGCGGACGCTGTTCGCGCGCCGCCCGATACAGTTCGGTCAACTCGTACTGGGCCGTCACCAGTGAATAGCCGTCGACCAGAGAATGGTCGGCGGCGAACAGGATCGTGAACGAGTCCGACCGCGCGACGGTCGCGAACCGGTAGGCGGGCCAGTGCAGG from Gordonia humi encodes:
- a CDS encoding acetyl/propionyl/methylcrotonyl-CoA carboxylase subunit alpha translates to MSPSITQTTIKKVLIANRGEIAVRVIRAAKDAGIASVAVYAEPDADAVFVTLADEAFALGGQTSAESYLVFDKILEAAAQSGADAIHPGYGFLSENSDFAQAVLDAGLTWIGPSPQSIRDLGDKVTARHIAERAQAPMAAGTKDPVAGADEVVAFAEQYGVPVAIKAAFGGGGRGMKVAHTVEEIPELFESATREAVAAFGRGECFVEQYLDKARHVEAQVIADQHGNVVVAGTRDCSLQRRFQKLVEEAPAPFLTDDQRARIHSSAKAICREAGYYGAGTVEYLVQGDTISFLEVNTRLQVEHPVTEETAGIDLVREQFRIAEGKELHIKEDPTPRGHAFEFRINGEDAGRGFLPAPGPISVYKEPTGPGVRVDSGVVAGDVIGGQFDSMLAKLIVTGETRLQALERARRALDEFQVEGLATVIPFHRHIVSNPAFIGDGEKFDVYTKWIETDWDNPIEPYAGAEPIEDDAEPRQKVVVEVGGRRVEVSLPGDLNLGGGGGGVNGAIRKKPKARSRTKGGAKAASGDAVAAPMQGTVVKVAVAEGDTVAAGDLVVVLEAMKMENPVTAHKDGVVSGLAIEAGASVTQGTVLLELK
- a CDS encoding condensation domain-containing protein → MDFLQILDAPVAPGGLVEWIPAVEGGLGSWRRDDRLTSHNHEQHLRSAFEYRARTQREGGRESWLGLAIDFDEPMSVPAVRAAMLTWIDRHEVLRTHVVLKRDRTERYSTAPHTVHLKMTRIGWYTETPLLLEQVAGSFDRATAPLHWPAYRFATVARSDSFTILFAADHSLVDGYSLVTAQYELTELYRAAREQRPHTLEPTGSYIEFSDAERGRADAADAAHPAVATWRDFLSSHGGVPQFAPLNPVDESDDPFDIEHPAQSSRTVKVLDEGQTRRFEAVCAQAGGNLVAGLIAVMALAYHRAVPDAEFACVMPRHTRTDPTWLHALGWFVGLSPVAVPVDDDTTVATAIARASASLRAGRHGASLPFLRVAELLGPSRAPGLVVSFMDARGTPTAAEADAGWARVLRSHSYSGREVYIWLNRTTSGLRMHSRFPAEQPDAVLPFLDDFASLLAGTADAR